One window from the genome of Cryptomeria japonica chromosome 6, Sugi_1.0, whole genome shotgun sequence encodes:
- the LOC131036268 gene encoding large ribosomal subunit protein uL23: MAPPKAAAKKADPKGQAHKAAKAVKAGAITLKKRTKKIRTSVTFHRPKTLKTPRNPKYPRLSAPRRNKLDQYEVLKYPLTTESAMKKIEDNNTLVFIVDVRADKKKIKDAVKKMYDIQTKKVNTLIRPDGLKKAYVRLTPDYDALDVANKIGII; encoded by the exons CTGCTGCAAAGAAGGCTGATCCTAAAGGACAGGCACATAAGGCTGCTAAAGCTGTGAAAGCTGGAGCAATTACATTGAAGAAAAGAACCAAAAAGATTCGAACATCGGTAACTTTCCACCGACCAAAGACACTCAAGACACCTCGTAATCCTAAATACCCTCGTCTCAGTGCACCTCGCAGGAACAAGCTTGACCAGTATGAGGTTCTCAAGTACCCTTTGACTACGGAATCTGCAATGAAAAAGATAGAAGACAATAATACACTTGTCTTCATTGTTGATGTTCGGGCAGACAAGAAGAAGATTAAGGATGCAGTGAAAAAAATGTATGACATTCAGACTAAGAAAGTCAACACCTTAATCAG GCCTGATGGATTGAAGAAGGCATATGTAAGGTTGACCCCCGATTATGATGCATTGGACGTAGCTAACAAGATTGGCATCATCTAA